From Impatiens glandulifera chromosome 7, dImpGla2.1, whole genome shotgun sequence:
TCTATCTTCTGCTGACCAAAAACTGGAAAATCCAGTTTATATCAACATTCTACTTGCAAAAAGGAAAATAGTGGAGTTAGTTTTTGTAAATTGATTGTACTTCCTTCTCCTATACACGCAATTACTGAAATAATCATGGCTATGTTTGGTTGggttggaattggaattagggGTCTAATTCGAAATCCATTGTTTTTTTGATGACTTAAAACAAGAAATTATAATTCTTCCAATGGAAATTTCATGCATATGACTTCTTAAGTTTCAAATCCATCCTTCTATATTGCAATTCTATAATTTCTCCAAACATAGACTTATGAATTTTGTACAAACTGATTGtgtttttctttgaaattctCATGTGGAATATTGAATAAAAACGTATCTCCCAAGTAATTCTGATTTCTCAAAGTGCTCTTGATTTCTGTGAGAATAATTAGCTATGAACATAATCAATGTCTGATAAatatcttttcttcttcttctatttgCAGTTGGGTGGTTGCCCTTGATTCTTAAGCCCGGTTCTTCAGCAGCTTACCTAATATATCTAACTAATTTTGTTCATTGGTGAGACAATAAAATGAGACGAGATGTGATACTCGTTTAAAGCTCTTTTGAATGCTTGGTTGAAGCATCCTTTTGCCACTACttgttattttgttatatttttatttataagaggGATTCAATGTTTCTACAATGGTGATGGTACCTATTTTGATTACATGAATGATGAATTTTTTCTTTCCTTGAAATGGTTGAAATTTGAAGAGAATGCTCACAACACATAtcagtaatatttttttcttaaatctgACACTATTTGAAAACTATGTACAAGTTTCATTAGCATCttgtcatttttttatcatGCTGGCTTATGGGCTTTTCAAATGAGCCCATTAACGCAGCCTATTAAGTTGCCCTACCTAGCCATCAGTCTACTTTTTGTGGCACAAcaacaatgaaaaaaaatgtttcaaacaATGTACCTTTTACTacaatgttttaataaaaataatactttcaaAATTGAGAGTAAATAGTAAGAGtttcttttaaaaagataataattatatattattattatatataattaagtattttatatttaataaattataaatatatatatttaaatataaattaattataaattaattataaattaataataaataaataacactataataaaattatactataaaattaattatattaactaatttatttgaataaatattttttttttatttttaaatataaattaaattttttaaatgtaaaatcgtaaaatcaaaaaattatttataaactcgtaaaatttattatcgtaaatttaaaattataagagtttatttatttaagagttagtaaaatcaaaatagttaatcTTATAtgaaatcgtaagattttaagacTAAACGAGATTTTAACTGTCTCATTCgtagaaatttttattttatataagattttataaattcgttaatatatacctaattaaaaatatattttaaaacattatttcatctaattgaatattcaaataaaattaaataaaaaatataatttttctttccaaTTTTTTTCCCCAAACCTAGGAATTTTCAAATAAGgccattaattttttttttattgtgttttattttattttaaaaagtagcATAATCATCTCTGCTTCAATTTATCGGTTGAAAatcctttttttaaattttattttgtagtgTAAATGGCTGATTATCAAGGGATAtgtaaaaagataataaatcaattactAAAAATCCTAAAGAGATAAATGAAATTAGGATAGGTATTCagttattttaaaagttatgatcatattattttgagagagtataataaaataaaaaatatattataaatgagatGATTATTTAAGCCCAATTCAACCAGgcctatattataaataacccaaatatagGTAAAAGAATAAGGCGGCCCATTACGGTTAAATGAATTTGAGAGTCGTTGGTGAGAATAAAATATGACCGTTGCCAGTTCAAAATTTTGTAATTGTTTGTTTACGTTGCGTCTTCCTGAAACGAGCAGTAAATCTGACCGTTACGCGTCCAAATCGAGTTTAAATAGAAACCACCTCACTTCATCTTCCTCACAAAAGCTATCTATCTAAAGTCAATACAATCTGCTTGCTTTCCATATTCATTGCTGCgatcaatctctctctctctgttttTTGTGCTTTCCatatatttcatttcatttctcaGTATCTTCTTTGTAGATTTCCAttcaaatcaatcaaaatgGCTGGTTCTAAAGATACAAATCACCATGTAATAGTCGAAATTCCAGTCGACGAAGAACATCAACAGAAGCTAAAAACAGCCCTCGTTACAATATCCGCCATAGAAAACCATCCTCTAGCAGAAATCTCCCGTAGCCccggtcatcttcttctcttaAAGCTATGGCAAAGAGAAGAAGATCTATTCGGCCGACGAATCTCCATTAAAGAATCCCGAATTGAATCAATTCGTGGAGAAATTTTCCAACTTTGCtgtttctttttcattttccaTGCTTTATTTCTCTCAATTCTGTTTTCCACCTCGATTGACATTGTGGGTACTTCGTCGATCTGCCGGAGATGGTGGTTGCCGGCGATGGTATCGGTTTGTGTTTCGATGGTAATGGTGGTGTTGGTACAGGTTAAGCTTTGTTGGTATTGGAATGTTTGTGGGAAATTGAATCGGGAGAAAGATGATAACAGGGCTTTGAATAGATGTATTCAAGAATTGAGAATGAAAGGGGCGAGTTTTGATTTGTCAAAGGAACCGCAAGTtgggaagaagatgaagagttcGAGTGTTGAGATTAAATGGAAACCGGTTTCTTGGTTTAGTCAGTATTTGATTACGATTTGTCTTGTTTGTTTTGCAGGTTTGATCTTCCCTGTTTCAAAATTCATGCTCTGTTTTTGATTTGATCGAATTTGTTGAAATTTTGAGTTAAAGCTTCGTTTTTTTTAAGAAGCTTATTATGGtgagcttatttatttatttattatataactattctttttaatcatttttatgagttttaattaaaagattcctatttttttttttttgttaggatGAAGAAAGGGAGGagtatatttttgtaattaattagttaGGAGGGAGTTTTTCatccatattattattattgttgttaatATTAGCTTGTAAATCGTCAATCACTGGTTAATTTGATTACaagataataatgataataataatatatgggTTTTCTCTCTAAATGATCTAttgactttttttatttattttgagtttgggtgGTTTGATTGAAATTATAATGACTGACATAACAAGTCTTTTGGAATTAtagtaaaaactaaaaatgaCAAGCAATTAAAATTACAAGTCTTTTGTTGACTTGCTAGCTAATAATAATATCActgtgaaaatatttttggtaataaaaaataataaatagggtgattaagaaatattctaattttggCTAAATTTGACTAGATTTTGTtgtagttttcaaataatctcaaattTTGTTGTAAGAAATGACTAAAGTTGGAAGGGAGAGATAGTTTgaatgaaaaaacataaaattaatgagatacttgaaaagaaaatttattaaatgaagtttttttttcttactcgTAATTAATCTGGATGCATATTTTTAAAGCATGTCATgattttgtgtataattttttaaatttaaatagcaTATATAATGAGAAAATAACTGTTTTGGAAACTGGAATTGggctatgtttgaaaaaaaaattgttattaatttttttaatatatatatatatatatatatatatatataattaagttatattttagaacattattctatttaaattaatattagaatgttataaataaaaaaatttaaacaaataaaaaatgacgTCTGATtctataatgttataaatgacTATAATATTGTTTGGGCTTTTCGGTCCGaattctataatatttttttgtttgaaatttttttttgt
This genomic window contains:
- the LOC124910573 gene encoding uncharacterized protein LOC124910573, which produces MAGSKDTNHHVIVEIPVDEEHQQKLKTALVTISAIENHPLAEISRSPGHLLLLKLWQREEDLFGRRISIKESRIESIRGEIFQLCCFFFIFHALFLSILFSTSIDIVGTSSICRRWWLPAMVSVCVSMVMVVLVQVKLCWYWNVCGKLNREKDDNRALNRCIQELRMKGASFDLSKEPQVGKKMKSSSVEIKWKPVSWFSQYLITICLVCFAGLIFPVSKFMLCF